One Pleurocapsa sp. PCC 7327 DNA segment encodes these proteins:
- a CDS encoding flotillin family protein: MKFNQELKSSFEEKTIVLQLAQLEQNSSINQPRNSFDGLFFTSIPIALLIFGAIGTVWFLNSFLCICKPNEVVIICGRKRRSKDGQEVGYRVLSGGRSIRVPIIETVKRMDVTTMPIRVEIRNAYSKGGTPINIQAIANVKISSNPDVVGNAIERFLDRDRSEIIRVAQETLEGNLRGVVATLTPEQVNEDRLKFAERITSGVSSDLIKLGLEIDTLKIQNVSDDVDYLNSLSRERIAQIIRDAEIAESNALSEAEQIEAECEEKAEVAKTQDRIIILEQENDLRKVKAKLEQQAKTEEEITTAAAKEKRAKVEQKLQAIRAELERLRLEADEVLPAQAQKQAQELRARGEASIFEENAKAAALVTEMLSQVWQETGRDASEIFLIQQLETVLKEAVQIPRRLHLDNINVVDNGNGKSVSTLVKVYPEIVAQFLESVKQTLGIDVVGTLTRKDENGHQLPVNK; encoded by the coding sequence GTGAAATTCAACCAGGAATTGAAATCATCCTTTGAAGAAAAAACGATAGTATTGCAACTAGCTCAGCTCGAACAAAATTCGTCAATTAATCAGCCTAGAAATAGTTTTGACGGGTTATTTTTTACTAGCATTCCCATTGCTTTATTAATTTTTGGTGCTATCGGGACTGTTTGGTTTCTTAACTCATTTTTGTGTATTTGCAAGCCCAATGAAGTTGTCATTATCTGCGGTAGAAAAAGACGATCTAAAGATGGGCAAGAAGTTGGGTATCGCGTCCTTTCAGGAGGGCGATCGATTCGGGTTCCAATTATCGAAACCGTCAAGCGAATGGACGTAACGACTATGCCCATTAGAGTTGAAATTCGCAATGCTTATTCTAAAGGAGGAACGCCAATTAATATTCAGGCGATCGCTAACGTAAAAATATCTAGCAATCCCGATGTAGTTGGCAATGCGATCGAACGATTTCTCGATCGCGATCGTTCGGAAATTATTCGCGTCGCCCAGGAAACTCTAGAAGGAAATTTACGCGGAGTTGTCGCCACTTTAACCCCAGAACAAGTCAATGAAGATCGCCTGAAATTTGCTGAAAGAATTACTTCGGGAGTGAGTAGCGATTTAATCAAACTAGGATTAGAAATCGACACCCTAAAAATTCAAAATGTCTCTGACGATGTGGATTATTTAAATTCTCTGAGTCGAGAAAGAATTGCTCAAATTATCCGCGATGCAGAAATTGCCGAATCAAATGCCCTCAGTGAAGCAGAACAAATCGAAGCCGAATGCGAAGAAAAAGCTGAAGTGGCTAAAACTCAGGATCGAATCATCATTCTAGAACAAGAAAACGACCTGAGAAAAGTTAAAGCAAAACTCGAACAACAAGCCAAAACTGAAGAAGAAATTACTACTGCCGCAGCGAAAGAAAAACGTGCCAAAGTCGAACAAAAATTACAAGCAATACGCGCAGAATTAGAACGCCTGCGACTGGAAGCCGATGAAGTTTTACCAGCCCAAGCACAAAAACAGGCACAAGAATTGCGGGCTAGAGGCGAAGCTTCCATCTTTGAAGAAAATGCCAAAGCAGCTGCATTAGTAACGGAAATGCTATCGCAAGTTTGGCAAGAAACTGGTAGAGATGCATCAGAAATTTTCCTAATTCAGCAATTAGAAACTGTCCTAAAAGAAGCCGTTCAAATTCCCAGGCGACTGCATTTAGATAACATCAATGTTGTAGACAATGGCAACGGCAAATCGGTATCAACTCTCGTCAAAGTCTATCCAGAAATTGTCGCTCAGTTCCTAGAAAGCGTCAAACAAACCCTCGGCATCGATGTTGTTGGAACGCTGACTCGTAAAGATGAAAACGGACATCAGTTACCAGTAAATAAATAA
- a CDS encoding PHP domain-containing protein yields MTLDLVVSPINELDAQNTQALAEVWDTIHLESCPYHYNFHMHTICSDGQLTPETLMEQAFTIGLKGMAITDHHSVGGYRVAQSWLERIRSQQPKSHLPHLWTGIEVTSQLLGTEVHILGYGFDPDRSVMQPYLQGDRPLGSDAHADRVIAAIHEAGGLTILAHPARYHRPAHELIPAAAEIGVDGVEAYYAYNNPKPWRASLKETEKVKYLSEIYNLYTTCGTDTHGMSLLQRI; encoded by the coding sequence ATGACTTTGGATTTAGTGGTTTCTCCTATCAACGAGCTAGATGCTCAAAACACTCAAGCTCTAGCAGAAGTTTGGGATACAATTCATCTGGAGAGTTGCCCCTATCACTACAACTTCCACATGCACACCATCTGTTCTGACGGACAACTGACTCCAGAAACACTGATGGAACAAGCTTTCACCATTGGGCTGAAAGGCATGGCAATTACCGACCATCACTCGGTTGGCGGCTATCGAGTGGCTCAAAGCTGGCTGGAGCGAATCCGCTCCCAACAACCGAAATCTCACCTGCCCCATCTCTGGACGGGGATAGAAGTGACTTCTCAGTTGCTGGGAACAGAAGTCCATATCCTCGGCTATGGATTCGATCCCGATCGCTCGGTCATGCAGCCTTATCTTCAAGGCGATCGCCCTTTGGGAAGCGATGCCCATGCCGATCGCGTTATTGCTGCCATTCACGAAGCCGGAGGATTGACCATTCTAGCGCACCCCGCCCGCTATCACCGTCCCGCCCACGAACTCATTCCAGCTGCGGCTGAAATAGGAGTCGATGGCGTAGAAGCTTACTATGCTTATAATAATCCCAAGCCCTGGAGAGCTAGCCTCAAAGAAACCGAGAAGGTTAAGTACTTGAGCGAGATTTACAATTTATATACGACTTGTGGAACCGATACCCATGGGATGAGCTTGCTTCAACGTATCTGA
- the nagA gene encoding N-acetylglucosamine-6-phosphate deacetylase, translated as MSQFSIQIINVSMPSTARLDIINARLPGYQGLYQIHINNRGVIEAIIALDEPILPSHDKKVLDVRGDWISLGGVDLQINGGLGLAFPDLEETNLPQLQEICDYLWQQGVDAFLPTIVTTSVEKIQRSLSVIDDFIKLQKTEPKPTAKVLGVHLEGPFLNYEKRGAHPAEYLLRPTQETVEWVLGNFARVVKIITLAPELDPAEEVIPYLRSLGIIVSLGHSTASAAEAKKTFELGASMVTHAFNAMPPLHHRKPGLLAEAIVNKNVYCGLIADGEHVCPTMIDLLLRASRYEKGIFLVSDALAPIGLPDGIYPWDERQIEVKDGTARLADGTLAGTTLPLLVGVENLVKWGICGVGSAIAMATESPRKAIGMPGISVGQSANLLRWHWDKINAQLTCKRLKFRIYNPQLKTVQIR; from the coding sequence ATGAGTCAATTTTCTATTCAAATCATTAACGTATCGATGCCATCTACTGCGCGTTTAGATATTATCAACGCCCGTTTGCCAGGGTATCAAGGTTTATACCAAATTCATATTAATAATCGAGGAGTAATTGAAGCGATAATCGCTTTAGATGAGCCTATCCTACCAAGCCATGATAAAAAAGTTTTAGATGTTCGCGGAGACTGGATTTCTCTAGGTGGAGTCGATTTACAAATTAATGGCGGATTGGGTTTGGCTTTTCCCGATCTAGAAGAAACAAATCTTCCCCAGCTTCAAGAAATTTGCGATTATTTATGGCAACAAGGAGTCGATGCATTTTTACCAACTATCGTAACAACATCGGTGGAAAAGATACAGCGATCGCTTTCAGTTATCGACGATTTTATTAAACTACAAAAAACTGAGCCAAAACCCACTGCTAAGGTGCTTGGCGTTCATTTGGAAGGTCCTTTTCTCAATTATGAAAAGCGGGGCGCTCATCCAGCCGAATATTTATTGCGTCCAACCCAAGAAACCGTTGAATGGGTTTTAGGAAACTTTGCCCGCGTCGTAAAAATTATTACCCTAGCACCAGAATTAGATCCGGCTGAAGAAGTCATTCCCTATTTACGTTCTCTGGGAATTATTGTTAGTTTGGGTCACTCGACCGCATCGGCAGCAGAAGCTAAAAAGACATTTGAGCTAGGGGCTTCTATGGTGACTCATGCTTTTAATGCCATGCCGCCTTTACACCATCGAAAACCGGGATTATTAGCAGAGGCAATTGTCAACAAAAACGTTTATTGCGGCTTAATCGCTGATGGCGAGCATGTCTGTCCGACGATGATAGATCTCTTATTGCGGGCGAGTCGCTACGAAAAGGGAATTTTCTTGGTTAGTGATGCACTAGCCCCAATCGGTTTGCCAGATGGAATTTATCCTTGGGACGAACGTCAAATAGAAGTCAAAGATGGAACGGCTAGACTCGCAGATGGAACGCTAGCAGGAACGACTTTACCGTTGCTAGTTGGGGTAGAAAATCTGGTCAAGTGGGGAATTTGTGGAGTGGGTTCGGCGATCGCGATGGCTACCGAATCTCCCAGAAAAGCGATCGGGATGCCAGGAATTTCTGTAGGACAATCGGCTAATTTACTGCGCTGGCATTGGGATAAAATTAACGCGCAATTAACCTGTAAGCGATTAAAATTCAGAATTTATAACCCACAACTCAAAACCGTTCAGATACGTTGA
- a CDS encoding TIGR03792 family protein, with product MVIEWLKFRVSPQSREKFIQKDEEIWTATLAKYPGFLGKEVWINPSAPEEIVLVARWQTREEWKAIPQKDLDETERQFAQAMGEDRYQMIETGEYQVRKFPAS from the coding sequence ATGGTCATAGAGTGGCTCAAATTTCGCGTTTCTCCCCAGTCGAGAGAAAAGTTTATTCAAAAGGACGAGGAAATTTGGACGGCAACGCTAGCTAAGTATCCCGGTTTTTTAGGCAAAGAAGTTTGGATTAATCCAAGCGCACCAGAAGAAATCGTTCTTGTGGCACGCTGGCAAACCCGCGAAGAGTGGAAAGCCATTCCTCAAAAGGATTTAGACGAAACCGAACGGCAATTCGCTCAAGCGATGGGCGAAGATAGATATCAGATGATAGAAACCGGAGAATATCAGGTACGAAAGTTTCCAGCTAGTTGA
- a CDS encoding tetratricopeptide repeat protein, translating to MPVLAQEVQLPSYTEQQLQKGEEIAKKAFEATEKGNFAQAEAYWTQLIRDFPTNPAVWSNRGNTRVSQNKLDEAIADFNKALELAPNAPDPYLNRGAALEGKGQYEAAIADYNKVLEIDPNDAMAYNNRGNAKGGLGRWEEALIDYQKAANLAANFAFARANAALAIYQVGKKDEALREIRNLVRKYPMFPDMRAALTAVLWEKGQQGEAESNWVAAVGMDNRYQDLNWVKTTRRWPPQMVAALDKFLNLK from the coding sequence ATGCCTGTCTTGGCGCAAGAAGTTCAACTCCCTAGCTATACTGAGCAACAGTTACAGAAGGGCGAAGAAATAGCCAAGAAAGCTTTTGAAGCTACGGAAAAAGGGAATTTTGCCCAAGCTGAGGCATATTGGACGCAACTGATTAGAGACTTTCCAACAAATCCCGCAGTTTGGAGCAACCGAGGAAATACCCGAGTCAGTCAGAATAAATTAGACGAAGCGATCGCCGATTTTAATAAAGCGCTCGAACTCGCACCCAATGCACCCGATCCCTATCTCAATCGCGGTGCAGCTTTAGAAGGAAAAGGACAATACGAAGCCGCGATCGCCGATTATAATAAAGTCCTAGAGATCGATCCCAACGATGCCATGGCGTATAATAACCGAGGCAATGCCAAAGGCGGATTGGGACGATGGGAAGAAGCTTTGATAGATTATCAGAAGGCGGCCAACTTAGCTGCTAACTTTGCCTTTGCTCGCGCTAATGCAGCTCTAGCTATCTATCAAGTCGGCAAAAAAGACGAAGCTCTCCGCGAAATCCGCAATTTAGTCCGCAAATATCCGATGTTTCCAGACATGCGAGCTGCTCTTACGGCAGTCCTTTGGGAGAAGGGACAGCAGGGAGAAGCAGAAAGTAACTGGGTAGCAGCGGTTGGCATGGACAATCGCTATCAAGATCTCAATTGGGTTAAAACTACACGCCGCTGGCCTCCGCAAATGGTAGCAGCATTAGATAAATTTTTGAACCTGAAGTAG
- a CDS encoding Crp/Fnr family transcriptional regulator yields MSSSTPSPDPQEFRPFLTWQDIIDWAQSHYRERIFSKDERIPTRPGLLYLVRQGAVRIVGSMQASQTENPPPSETIEKAFLGFVGAGQPFEIVVQSPFSLQAYAHVEETAVIWMYWQELDNWTHLRREVLEIFRYQHQRKQLWLCLLGQRRTIDRLVGFLKLSIEEYGEPSDRGYCLPYPLTHAQIGSAIGATRVTVTRLMGRLRRQGLISLEGENLICWPNKSAI; encoded by the coding sequence ATGTCTTCGTCTACTCCCTCACCAGATCCCCAAGAATTTCGACCATTTTTAACTTGGCAAGATATTATTGACTGGGCACAATCTCACTACCGCGAGAGAATTTTTAGCAAAGACGAAAGAATTCCGACTCGTCCGGGTTTGTTGTATTTAGTACGGCAAGGTGCCGTCCGCATCGTCGGATCGATGCAAGCAAGCCAGACTGAAAATCCTCCGCCTTCAGAAACCATCGAGAAAGCCTTTTTAGGGTTTGTCGGGGCGGGTCAACCGTTTGAAATTGTAGTACAGTCGCCTTTTAGCCTGCAAGCCTACGCCCATGTAGAGGAAACCGCAGTCATCTGGATGTATTGGCAAGAACTAGACAATTGGACTCACCTGCGCCGAGAGGTTTTAGAAATTTTCCGCTACCAGCACCAACGCAAACAACTTTGGTTGTGCCTGTTAGGACAAAGGCGTACCATTGACAGATTGGTAGGCTTTCTCAAACTATCGATCGAAGAATATGGAGAACCGAGCGATCGCGGTTATTGTCTGCCCTATCCATTAACCCACGCCCAAATCGGCAGCGCGATCGGGGCAACTCGCGTTACTGTCACGCGTTTGATGGGTAGGTTGCGTCGGCAAGGACTTATTTCGCTCGAAGGAGAAAATTTAATTTGTTGGCCGAACAAATCAGCTATTTGA
- a CDS encoding NfeD family protein, translating to MIGISCGILIAILIKIIRRKQEVDSLIRPRNIVGLFGTVEVPFDRDSKGKIRVNIKGSIVDFIAMTDRPITLNKGDKVFIVEMKDSRVWVIPAEDLKLGYDAEN from the coding sequence TTGATTGGAATATCGTGTGGTATTTTAATTGCTATTTTAATCAAAATCATACGAAGAAAACAAGAAGTAGATAGTCTCATCCGTCCCCGCAATATTGTCGGTTTATTTGGCACGGTAGAAGTTCCTTTCGATCGAGATAGTAAAGGAAAAATTAGAGTCAATATCAAAGGCTCGATCGTCGATTTTATTGCCATGACCGATCGACCCATAACCTTAAATAAAGGAGATAAAGTTTTCATTGTAGAAATGAAAGATAGTCGAGTTTGGGTTATTCCGGCTGAGGATTTAAAACTTGGTTACGATGCAGAAAATTAA
- a CDS encoding HAD family hydrolase: protein MKLVVFDVDGTLININKIEEDCFIRAFAEEFGIVRINPNWSEYTHVTDSGIASQILQERLGCFPSDKELSRIKIRFFHLLKEACDRHSGLFFEIPGASKIIQELKTDPNWNIAIATGCWRDPALLKLKKAEVGISGIPFVSNDDKFSREDIIKESVEKAKYLYGIKDFKKIVFVGDGIWDVKTAGKLGIPFIGIAGANEAKKLFEQGSDRVFENFNRIKNFKKVLETAQIPRI from the coding sequence ATGAAGTTGGTTGTTTTTGATGTTGACGGCACACTGATTAATATAAACAAAATAGAAGAAGATTGTTTTATCCGTGCTTTTGCAGAAGAATTTGGCATAGTTAGGATTAATCCTAACTGGTCAGAATATACTCATGTAACGGACTCTGGAATTGCCTCTCAAATTTTGCAAGAGCGACTGGGATGTTTTCCGTCAGATAAAGAATTATCAAGAATAAAAATCCGTTTTTTTCATTTGCTTAAAGAAGCTTGCGATCGCCATTCCGGTTTATTTTTTGAAATTCCTGGCGCTTCCAAGATAATTCAAGAATTAAAAACAGATCCCAACTGGAATATTGCCATTGCCACTGGATGTTGGCGCGATCCCGCATTGCTCAAACTCAAGAAAGCTGAGGTTGGAATTTCGGGGATTCCTTTTGTTTCAAACGATGATAAATTTTCCCGTGAAGATATCATCAAGGAATCTGTTGAAAAAGCCAAGTATTTATATGGAATTAAAGATTTTAAGAAAATTGTTTTTGTTGGGGATGGAATTTGGGATGTAAAAACAGCAGGAAAGCTCGGTATTCCTTTTATTGGTATTGCTGGAGCAAATGAAGCCAAAAAATTATTTGAACAAGGAAGCGATCGCGTTTTTGAAAACTTCAATCGCATCAAAAACTTTAAAAAAGTCTTAGAAACGGCTCAAATTCCCAGAATTTAG
- a CDS encoding DUF2288 domain-containing protein produces the protein MSDVKAQLTEQLAEIEWSDLIPHAQRDAVIVVNEELSIVNVGVAIANDNVALVQQWIGQKLIHKPSFDELSDWNSQPGKKFSTLIVQPFVLVCAA, from the coding sequence GTGTCGGATGTAAAAGCTCAGTTAACCGAACAACTCGCCGAGATCGAATGGAGCGATCTGATTCCTCACGCTCAACGCGATGCCGTCATCGTAGTTAACGAAGAACTTTCCATCGTTAATGTTGGCGTAGCGATAGCCAATGATAATGTCGCGTTAGTTCAGCAGTGGATCGGTCAAAAGCTAATTCACAAACCCTCATTTGACGAACTCAGCGACTGGAACAGTCAACCCGGTAAAAAATTTAGCACTTTAATCGTGCAGCCTTTTGTTTTAGTGTGTGCGGCATAG
- a CDS encoding flotillin family protein encodes MDILAILLGIFGLGTGTGYFVFRNLYYICQPSEVLIFAGSKKRISSSKEVGYRLVKGGSSFRTPLLEQAFRMDLTNMIIDLKVVNAYSKGGIPLTVEGVANIKIAGEEPTIHNAIERLLGKSRKEIEQLAKETLEGNLRGVLASLTPEQANEDQIAFAKSLLEEAEDDLEKLGLVLDSLQIQKISDDVRYLDSIGRKQQADLLRDARIAEAKAKAESIIKDSANKRVTALRRIQRDLEVAKADAQKRVRDAQTKRVAMVAEVESIVLAEIARVQAEVAVQTERIKQVEQQLQADIVAPAEAECKRAIAKAQGKAAKIVEEGKAQAEGAKRLAQSWQAAGTSAKEIYLLQKLEVLMKMMAASVPEVEVQNVTVIDGNDGKNVAKIASFAEQLRQATGVDLVQLANRLAGEKPSSQEILTQQPPNFKTLKP; translated from the coding sequence ATGGATATTCTGGCAATTTTATTAGGAATTTTTGGTCTTGGTACGGGGACAGGATACTTCGTATTTCGGAACCTTTACTACATCTGCCAACCCAGCGAAGTTCTCATTTTTGCGGGTTCCAAAAAAAGAATTTCTAGCAGTAAAGAGGTTGGCTATCGCTTAGTCAAAGGAGGAAGTAGCTTCCGTACTCCCTTACTAGAACAAGCTTTCCGCATGGATTTAACCAATATGATTATTGACCTCAAAGTGGTCAATGCTTACTCAAAAGGAGGAATTCCTCTGACAGTAGAAGGTGTAGCCAACATCAAAATTGCCGGAGAAGAACCGACCATTCACAATGCGATCGAACGCCTTCTCGGAAAAAGTCGCAAGGAAATCGAACAGCTTGCCAAAGAAACCTTAGAGGGCAATTTACGAGGCGTATTAGCCAGCTTAACGCCCGAACAAGCTAATGAAGATCAGATTGCCTTTGCTAAAAGCTTGCTAGAAGAAGCCGAAGATGACTTAGAAAAATTGGGCTTGGTCTTAGATAGCTTGCAAATTCAGAAAATCTCCGATGACGTGCGCTATCTCGATTCCATTGGACGCAAACAACAAGCAGATCTGTTAAGGGATGCGCGAATTGCGGAGGCAAAAGCCAAGGCAGAATCGATTATCAAAGATTCCGCCAACAAGCGGGTTACTGCCTTGCGACGCATTCAACGAGATTTAGAAGTTGCCAAAGCCGATGCCCAAAAACGGGTGCGAGATGCCCAGACGAAGCGAGTCGCCATGGTTGCCGAGGTAGAATCCATCGTCTTGGCAGAAATCGCGCGAGTGCAAGCAGAAGTTGCCGTACAAACCGAACGAATCAAGCAAGTCGAACAGCAACTACAGGCAGATATCGTTGCCCCAGCAGAAGCGGAATGCAAGCGGGCAATTGCTAAAGCCCAGGGAAAGGCAGCAAAAATTGTCGAAGAAGGCAAAGCACAAGCAGAAGGAGCAAAACGCCTAGCCCAATCGTGGCAAGCAGCGGGGACAAGCGCCAAGGAAATCTACCTTTTGCAAAAACTAGAAGTTTTGATGAAGATGATGGCAGCCAGCGTACCCGAAGTCGAAGTACAAAACGTAACGGTTATCGATGGTAACGATGGTAAGAATGTTGCCAAAATTGCCTCGTTTGCCGAACAGTTGCGCCAGGCAACAGGAGTAGACTTGGTGCAGCTGGCAAATCGGTTAGCTGGGGAGAAGCCTTCAAGTCAAGAAATCTTGACGCAACAGCCTCCCAATTTTAAAACATTAAAACCGTAA
- the der gene encoding ribosome biogenesis GTPase Der: MPLPIVAIIGRPNVGKSTLVNRLAGDQQAIVHDEPGITRDRTYRPAFWRDREFQVVDTGGIVFDEDTEFLPLIREQAMLALAEASAAIFVVDGQSGPTTGDREIADWLRQQSVPVLLAVNKCESVEQGLVQAAEFWELGLGEPYPISAIHGNGTGELLDDLIAYLPPTSELPEVPEIKVAIIGRPNVGKSSLLNALTGEKRAIVSPISGTTRDAIDTVIERKGKNYRLIDTAGIRRKKNVDYGAEFFGINRAFKAIRRSDVVLFVIDVLDGVTDQDLKLAGRIIDDGKAAVIVVNKWDAVEKDSYTIYDYQKLIQDRLYFMDWAEKIFVSAMTGQRVNKILDLIDTAAEEHGRRVSTAVINEVLQEAMSWHSPPATRQGKQGRIYYGTQVSTKPPTIALFVNDPDRFNDNYRRYIEGQFRQQLGFTGTPIRLLWRGKKAREVEGSINRATRV, from the coding sequence ATGCCTCTTCCTATTGTTGCAATTATTGGACGACCGAATGTAGGGAAATCGACGCTGGTGAATAGACTGGCGGGCGACCAACAGGCAATCGTACACGACGAACCGGGAATCACGCGCGATCGCACCTATCGTCCTGCCTTCTGGCGAGACAGAGAATTTCAGGTAGTCGATACGGGCGGCATCGTCTTTGACGAAGACACCGAATTTTTGCCCCTGATTCGCGAACAGGCAATGCTGGCACTAGCAGAAGCTTCCGCAGCCATTTTCGTCGTAGACGGACAAAGTGGTCCCACGACAGGCGATCGCGAAATTGCCGACTGGTTGCGCCAACAATCCGTCCCCGTCCTCTTAGCAGTCAATAAATGCGAATCTGTCGAACAGGGACTCGTTCAAGCTGCCGAATTTTGGGAGTTAGGATTGGGCGAACCCTATCCCATTTCTGCCATTCACGGCAACGGTACGGGCGAATTACTCGATGACTTGATTGCCTATCTTCCCCCGACAAGCGAACTGCCGGAAGTCCCAGAAATAAAAGTCGCTATCATCGGTCGTCCAAACGTGGGCAAATCCAGTCTACTCAATGCCCTGACTGGAGAAAAACGCGCGATCGTCAGCCCGATTTCTGGCACCACTCGCGACGCGATCGATACCGTTATAGAGAGGAAGGGCAAAAATTACCGCTTGATTGACACCGCTGGCATTCGCCGCAAAAAAAATGTCGATTACGGTGCAGAATTTTTCGGGATCAATCGCGCTTTTAAAGCCATTCGCCGTTCTGATGTCGTCCTCTTCGTCATCGATGTCCTCGATGGCGTAACCGATCAAGACTTAAAACTCGCCGGACGCATCATCGATGATGGCAAAGCTGCTGTTATTGTTGTCAATAAATGGGATGCAGTCGAAAAAGACTCTTACACCATTTATGATTACCAAAAACTGATTCAAGACCGCCTCTATTTTATGGATTGGGCGGAAAAAATTTTTGTCAGCGCCATGACGGGGCAACGGGTTAACAAAATTCTCGATTTGATAGATACCGCTGCCGAAGAACACGGTCGCCGCGTCAGTACGGCAGTAATTAATGAAGTCCTTCAAGAAGCAATGAGTTGGCACTCTCCTCCTGCCACTCGACAAGGCAAGCAAGGAAGGATTTACTATGGCACTCAAGTCTCCACTAAACCTCCTACCATTGCTTTATTTGTCAACGATCCCGATCGCTTTAACGACAATTACCGCCGCTACATCGAAGGGCAATTTCGACAGCAATTGGGCTTCACTGGAACGCCCATCCGCTTGCTGTGGCGAGGCAAAAAAGCCCGTGAAGTAGAAGGTAGCATCAATCGGGCAACGAGGGTATAG
- the purE gene encoding 5-(carboxyamino)imidazole ribonucleotide mutase: MSNPPLVGIIMGSDSDLPTMRDAIAVCEEFGIACEVAIVSAHRTPERMVNYAQTAHQRGIKVIIAGAGGAAHLPGMVASLTPLPVIGVPVSSRHLQGLDSLYSIVQMPAGIPVATVAIGNAKNSGLLAVQILASHNPELLEKVRQYRQNLAQSVLEKQAKLEQLGYKQYLEQM; encoded by the coding sequence ATGAGTAATCCCCCATTAGTCGGCATTATCATGGGCAGCGATTCCGATCTGCCTACTATGCGAGACGCAATCGCAGTTTGCGAAGAATTTGGTATCGCTTGCGAAGTCGCGATCGTTTCTGCCCATCGTACCCCAGAAAGAATGGTTAACTATGCTCAAACTGCCCACCAACGAGGCATCAAAGTTATCATTGCCGGTGCGGGCGGTGCCGCTCATCTACCAGGAATGGTAGCATCTCTTACCCCTTTACCCGTCATTGGCGTACCCGTCTCTAGCCGACACCTACAAGGCTTGGATTCTCTCTATTCCATCGTCCAAATGCCAGCCGGAATCCCTGTTGCTACGGTTGCCATTGGTAATGCTAAAAATTCAGGTTTATTAGCAGTGCAAATTCTCGCTTCTCACAACCCAGAATTACTCGAAAAAGTTCGGCAGTACCGTCAAAATTTAGCTCAGTCAGTGTTAGAAAAGCAAGCTAAATTAGAGCAGCTAGGTTACAAGCAGTATTTGGAGCAAATGTAA